A genomic window from Quercus lobata isolate SW786 chromosome 10, ValleyOak3.0 Primary Assembly, whole genome shotgun sequence includes:
- the LOC115964842 gene encoding uncharacterized protein LOC115964842 gives MERERLKRSEEEEDALARSTKKFKESHRSQETNEKGTGIKMGSYKDKLMGAIPGAFAQAFGLESSMQEDLEFDIEEENDQDGSLRIGFTKEEKVHMRAPWQKALIIKTFGRRMVFSFLVERVRKMWNPCGGMDCIDLGYDYFLVKFELDEDVDSILMGSPWFISQHFLAIRQWEPEFKASTATLSLVVVWIRLLELPIEFYEPNALLKIGKAIGPVLRIDSHIANGERGRFARLCIQVNLDKPLVRKLYLGKLEQYPLFLMWKDWPQS, from the coding sequence atggagagagaaagactgaagcgctcagaagaagaagaagatgccttAGCTCGCAGCACAAAAAAGTTCAAGGAAAGCCATCGCTCTCAAGAGACGAATGAGAAAGGAACGGGGATCAAAATGGGGAGTTATAAGGATAAGCTGATGGGTGCAATTCCTGGTGCATTTGCACAAGCATTTGGCCTTGAAAGTTCAATGCAAGAGGATTTGGAGTTTGACATTGAAGAGGAAAATGATCAGGATGGTAGCCTTAGAATTGGCTTTACCAAAGAAGAGAAGGTTCACATGAGAGCACCATGGCAAAAAGCTCTCATCATCAAAACCTTTGGGAGGAGAATGGTGTTCTCATTCCTCGTTGAGAGGGTGCGAAAGATGTGGAATCCATGTGGTGGTATGGACTGCATAGATTTGGGGTATGACTATTTCCTAGTGAAATTTGAATTAGATGAAGATGTGGATTCTATTCTTATGGGGAGTCCCTGGTTCATTAGTCAGCATTTTCTTGCTATTAGACAATGGGAACCAGAGTTTAAGGCTTCCACAGCAACTCTTTCTTTGGTAGTAGTATGGATAAGGCTACTAGAGTTGCCCATTGAATTTTATGAACCTAATGCACTCCTGAAGATTGGGAAAGCTATTGGCCCGGTCCTGAGGATTGATTCTCATATAGCAAATGGGGAAAGAGGCAGGTTTGCTAGATTATGTATCCAAGTTAACTTGGACAAGCCGTTGGTAAGGAAGCTTTATCTTGGCAAGCTTGAGCAGTACCCTCTGTTTCTCATGTGGAAAGATTGGCCACAAAGTTGA
- the LOC115964843 gene encoding uncharacterized protein LOC115964843 produces MDLVEWHSPILTVITKTRMSGARADKIIETLPFDGHAVSDTIGFARGIWLLWRSDLVNVDVLAATEQEIHALIWVRSQSLSWLISTIYVSPRFEERCIVWNNLRMLANMHDLPWALMGDFNEVLSEDEKYGRNPICQRRVRAIKECMDDCNMMDLGFSGPKYTWTNKRELGNLIQCRLDRCWVNPGWKELYPEANVTYLARVNSDHCPLLLNLNPNLGSTTDRPFRFQTIWLSHSDFPTVVRDA; encoded by the coding sequence ATGGATTTGGTGGAATGGCATTCACCAATTCTTACGGTGATCACTAAAACCAGGATGAGTGGTGCTAGAGCAGATAAGATCATTGAGACCCTTCCTTTTGATGGGCATGCGGTGTCTGATACAATTGGATTTGCTAGAGGAATATGGTTGCTTTGGCGTTCAGATTTGGTGAATGTGGATGTCCTAGCAGCTACAGAGCAGGAGATTCATGCCTTGATCTGGGTAAGATCTCAATCTCTTAGCTGGTTAATTAGCACTATTTATGTCAGTCCTCGTTTTGAGGAAAGATGCATTGTTTGGAATAATCTTAGGATGCTAGCTAACATGCATGATTTGCCTTGGGCCCTTATGGGGGACTTTAATGAAGTTTTGTCTGAGGATGAGAAGTATGGGAGGAATCCAATCTGCCAGAGAAGGGTTAGGGCTATTAAGGAATGTATGGATGATTGTAACATGATGGACCTTGGGTTTTCAGGCCCAAAATATACTTGGACAAATAAAAGGGAATTAGGTAACTTAATTCAATGTAGACTTGACAGATGCTGGGTAAATCCGGGTTGGAAAGAATTATATCCAGAAGCTAATGTCACCTACCTAGCTAGGGTTAATTCTGATCATTGCCCTTTACTGCTTAATTTGAATCCAAATTTGGGGTCCACTACCGACAGGCCTTTTAGATTTCAGACAATTTGGTTGAGCCACAGTGACTTTCCGACTGTAGTGAGGGATGCTTAG